Proteins from a genomic interval of Trifolium pratense cultivar HEN17-A07 linkage group LG6, ARS_RC_1.1, whole genome shotgun sequence:
- the LOC123892041 gene encoding uncharacterized protein LOC123892041, whose amino-acid sequence MGEGESSSEKRAIYNEHGFMDFIFSWSIQDILDEEFYKNKVEKIGLSFQSIDHYLESYKYLVLEETRATLCSSMELIYQAPYGRVVGLKLLKSFNKKNDNEMEKPLKNKLYNLKIDRWKNRFIHRGEPYKTLPGDVLVLADCKPESANDLQRFGRMWCFLKIVMTEDENDGENMDSVCFKVTASKDLDIDELRNKSLHIVFLTNVGANRKIWSGLHMTGGNLKLFKQILCTDEDDDVKGICGCTSLSNALRNDCSYRRLSSGLNESQNNAVRDCLSDIHCNHNSTVKLIWGPPGTGKTKTLGTLLYVLMKMKYRILVCAPTNVAIKEVASRVLNIVRESLCRNGDLSCSPGNMLLLGNTERLDIVGEDIEDIFLDSRVRQLRKCLSPYTGWRHCFESMINLLKYCVYDYHIFVNDIIRLKKPKSFLEFLRDKFCSRANQLKDCISMLYTHLPMCLILEHNYRNLVCLIDTLEWFREMLCQDNLSSEELMTLFSNLKMPADSSWYSQKIFKKRIQCLTALETAKYSLDRLKLKRFADYKSVKEFCYENASIIFCTTSTSFKLHKVSMKPVNILVIDEAAQLKECESIIPLQLPGIRHAILVGDECQLPAMVRSNICTEAGFGRSLFERLSLFGSQKNLLNMQHRMHPEISSFPNSYFYSNKILDAPNVERNYGKQYLPGPMFGPYCFINVAGGREEYDDDGRSYMNMAEVAVVVTILKNLHKAWLATKEKLSIGIVSPYAGQVLKIQEKLERMNDIVDDGFNVNVKSIDGFQGGEQDIIILSTVRTNYRTSLWFVSSPQRTNVALTRARYCLWILGNERALASNENVWKSLVLDSKNRGLFFHADRDTEMAKAILDSIKELDRFVDLLDTDSIIFRNTMWKVHFSDKFRRSFKRVRTQQSKNSVINVLERLANGWRPRGHSIEIVCENSSKILNQFKVESRYIICSIEIVKDLRGHIQVLKMWDLVPVEDIPQLAKRLDCEFRRYTDEYFVCCKEKGFDGKIEFPLSWPRSANIQKFKSVGTINTKECDLVPSENKNDAAQNSMIEESSLLMKFCSITPDYTLTNCDSIEVDLPFELTEEQRSIVVFPRSTFLLGRSGTGKTTVLTTKMIRNEKLHRVAVERVYGPYSNPSESSDRPVLRQLFVTLSPGLCQEIKHHVTCFKRSLGEIGSTDEDIDHAKDSFSDLPSNLYPLVITFRKFLLMLDSTLGNSYIRRFSDLKKEVNYERFESIYWPRFNSQLIKKLDSYLVFTEIMSHIKGGIKEADTCKLSREDYCTLSESRTSSSLSMKTREMIYDIFQNYEKIKMQRGEFDMADIVIDLHHRLRTEKYKGDLMNFVFIDEVQDLTMAHISLFKHICRNVEDGFVFCGDTAQTIGRGIDFRFQDVRSLFYKNFVSESKSRFEDKKNQKVKNCASDIFMLSQKFSTHAELLKLSQSIIELLFHFFPNSIDMLKVETSLVYGESPVVIQSRNGENPILTIFGGNGRNIGKFLEDQVILVRDDSTKEEISRLIGKQAQVLTIFECKGLEFKDVLLYNFFASSPLKRRWGIIYEYMKEKDMLEPKSHINCQGFVDSKHNVLCSELKQLYVALTRASKRLWICEEDVEEFFKPMFSYWEKKNLVQFKILDS is encoded by the exons ATGGGAGAAGGAGAAAGTTCAAGTGAAAAGAGAGCCATTTACAATGAACATGGCTTCATGGATTTCATTTTTTCTTGGTCTATTCAAGATATTTTAGATGAAGAATTCTACAAGAACAAG GTTGAGAAGATTGGACTATCATTTCAGTCCATTGATCATTATCTTGAATCATACAAATACCTTGTGTTAGAAGAAACTCGAGCGACGCTGTGCTCAAGTATGGAACTCATTTACCAAGCACCTTATGGAAGAGTAGTTGGACTTAAATTGCTCAAATCatttaacaagaaaaatgaTAATGAAATggaaaaaccattaaaaaacaAACTGTATAATTTGAAAATCGACCGTTGGAAAAACAGGTTTATTCATCGCGGAGAGCCATACAAAACATTACCTGGAGATGTTTTGGTTTTGGCTGATTGTAAACCAGAATCAGCAAATGATTTGCAAAGATTCGGAAGAATGTGGTGTTTTTTGAAAATTGTGATGACAGAAGATGAGAATGATGGCGAGAATATGGATTCTGTTTGTTTTAAAGTGACTGCATCGAAAGATCTTGACATTGATGAGTTAAGAAACAAATCTCTACATATTGTTTTCTTGACAAATGTTGGTGCTAATCGAAAAATCTGGAGTGGTCTCCACATGACTGGTGGTAATTTGAAGCTATTCAAACAAATCTTATGCACCGATGAGGATGATGAT GTCAAGGGAATTTGTGGCTGTACCTCACTTTCTAATGCTTTAAGGAATGATTGTTCATATAGAAGATTATCATCAGGGTTGAATGAATCACAAAACAATGCGGTTCGTGATTGTCTTTCTGACATTCATTGCAATCACAATTCTACTGTAAAACTTATTTGGGGTCCTCCTGGGACTGGAAAGACGAAGACTTTAGGAACATTGCTTTATGTtctaatgaaaatgaaatatagAATCCTTGTTTGTGCACCAACAAATGTTGCGATCAAGGAAGTTGCTTCGCGTGTGTTGAACATTGTTAGAGAGTCACTTTGTAGAAATGGTGATCTATCCTGTTCTCCAGGTAACATGCTGTTGTTGGGAAATACCGAAAGGCTTGATATCGTTGGAGAAGATATCGAAGATATATTTTTGGATAGCCGTGTGCGACAACTCAGGAAATGTTTATCGCCTTATACTGGATGGAGACATTGTTTTGAATCAATGATTAATCTTCTTAAATATTGTGTTTATGATTATCACATCTTTGTGAATGACATAATAAGGTTGAAGAAGCCGAAATCATTTCTGGAGTTTCTGAGAGATAAGTTTTGTTCTAGAGCAAATCAACTGAAAGATTGTATTTCAATGTTATACACTCATTTACCAATGTGTCTTATTTTAGAACATAACTATAGGAACTTGGTGTGTTTAATTGACACACTTGAATGGTTTCGAGAAATGTTGTGTCAAGATAATTTGTCTTCTGAAGAACTGATGACACTTTTCTCTAATCTCAAAATGCCGGCGGATTCTTCATGGTATTCTCAAAAAATATTCAAGAAGAGAATTCAATGTTTAACTGCTTTAGAAACTGCAAAATATTCACTCGACAGACTCAAGTTGAAAAGATTTGCTGATTACAAGTCAGTTAAAGAATTTTGTTATGAAAATGCATCGATAATATTTTGCACAACTTCTACTTCCTTTAAGCTACACAAAGTTTCTATGAAACCGGTGAACATTTTGGTGATCGATGAAGCTGCTCAACTTAAAGAGTGTGAATCGATAATACCTTTACAACTTCCGGGAATCAGACACGCCATTCTTGTTGGTGATGAGTGTCAACTGCCAGCTATGGTCAGAAGTAAT ATTTGTACTGAAGCTGGTTTTGGCCGAAGCCTATTTGAGAGGTTGAGTTTATTCGGCAGCCAAAAAAACCTTCTCAACATGCAGCATAGGATGCATCCGGAAATAAGTTCATTTCCAAATTCATATTTCTATAGTAACAAAATTCTTGATGCTCCAAATGTTGAAAGAAATTACGGCAAACAATATCTTCCCGGGCCAATGTTTGGTCCCTATTGTTTTATAAATGTAGCCGGGGGACGAGAGgaatatgatgatgatggaagAAGTTACATGAATATGGCAGAAGTTGCTGTCGTCGTGACAATACTGAAGAATTTACATAAAG CATGGCTAGCTACAAAGGAGAAACTTTCCATTGGCATAGTTTCTCCATATGCTGGACAAGTTCTCAAAATTCAAGAGAAACTAGAAAGGATGAATGATATTGTCGATGACGGATTTAATGTGAATGTGAAATCAATTGATGGTTTCCAAGGTGGTGAGCAAGACATTATTATATTATCAACTGTTAGAACCAATTACAGGACTTCGCTTTGGTTTGTTTCGTCTCCTCAAAGGACTAATGTAGCTCTTACAAGGGCTAGGTATTGTTTATGGATTTTGGGAAATGAAAGGGCTTTGGCAAGCAATGAAAATGTTTGGAAGAGTTTGGTGCTTGATTCCAAGAATCGTGGACTTTTCTTTCATGCGGATCGAGACACTGAAATGGCTAAGGCTATCCTTGATTCTATAAAAGAGTTGGATCGATTCGTTGATTTGCTTGATACAGACAGTATCATTTTCAGAAATACTATGTGGAAG GTGCACTTCAGCGATAAATTCCGTAGATCATTCAAAAGGGTGCGTACTCAACAGAGCAAGAACTCGGTGATAAATGTTTTAGAAAGACTTGCTAATGGATGGAGGCCAAGAGGGCATAGTATAGAAATTGTTTGTGAAAATTCATCGAAGATTCTTAACCAATTTAAGGTTGAAAGTCGCTACATTATTTGTTCGATAGAGATTGTGAAGGATTTGAGGGGCCACATTCAGGTTCTCAAAATGTGGGACTTAGTGCCAGTAGAAGATATTCCACAATTGGCTAAGCGCCTCGATTGTGAATTCAGAAGATACACTGATGAATATTTTGTGTGCTGCAAAGAGAAAGGTTTTGACGG GAAAATAGAGTTTCCTTTGAGCTGGCCAAGAAGTGCAAATATCCAAAAATTTAAGAGTGTCGGTACTATTAACACAAAGGAGTGTGATTTAGTTCCttctgaaaataaaaatgatgctGCTCAAAACTCAATGATTGAAGAGAGTTCTTTGTTGATGAAGTTCTGCAGCATTACACCAGATTACACGCTTACCAACTGTGATTCTATTGAAGTGGATCTTCCGTTTGAGTTAACTGAAGAACAACGTAGCATAGTTGTCTTCCCTAGGAGTACATTTCTACTTGGTCGATCAGGCACGGGAAAAACTACAGTTCTTACGACTAAGATGATTCGAAATGAGAAATTGCACCGTGTGGCTGTTGAAAGAGTTTATGGTCCCTATTCTAATCCAAGTGAGTCTAGTGATAGACCGGTATTACGACAATTATTTGTGACTTTGAGTCCTGGACTGTGCCAAGAGATCAAACACCATGTTACTTGTTTTAAAAG GTCCCTAGGGGAGATTGGTTCAACTGATGAAGATATTGATCATGCAAAGGACTCTTTTTCTGATCTTCCGTCCAATTTATATCCGCTTGTGATAACATTTCGCAAATTTTTGCTGATGCTTGATTCGACATTGGGTAATTCTTATATCCGGAGATTTTCTGATCTCAAGAAGGAAGTGAACTACGAAAGGTTTGAATCGATATACTGGCCTCGCTTTAACTCCCAATTGATCAAAAAGTTGGATTCTTATCTTGTTTTCACCGAAATAATGTCACACATAAAAGGCGGCATTAAAGAAGCAGACACATGTAAGTTGAGTCGTGAGGACTATTGCACTTTATCAGAAAGCCGAACATCGAGTAGTTTGAGCATGAAAACAAGAGAAATGATATATGATATCTTTCAAAACTACGAGAAAATTAAGATGCAAAGGGGAGAATTTGATATGGCTGATATCGTAATTGATCTCCATCATAGACTTAGGACCGAAAAATACAAAGGTGATTTAATGAACTTTGTGTTTATCGATGAAGTGCAAGATCTTACAATGGCACACATTTCTCTATTTAAACACATTTGTAGAAATGTTGAAGATGGTTTTGTTTTCTGTGGAGATACAGCACAAACTATTGGAAGAGGTATTGATTTTAGATTCCAAGATGTAAGATCTCTCTTCTACAAGAACTTTGTGTCGGAATCTAAAAGTCGGTTtgaggataaaaaaaatcagaaagtGAAAAATTGTGCTTCTGATATTTTCATGTTGAGTCAGAAATTCAGTACACATGCTGAGTTGTTGAAGTTGTCACAAAGTATCATTGAACTTTTGTTTCATTTCTTTCCGAATTCGATTGACATGTTGAAGGTCGAGACTAGTTTGGTCTATGGAGAATCTCCAGTTGTTATACAATCTAGGAATGGAGAAAATCCAATTCTAACAATTTTTGGAGGAAATGGAAGGAACATTGGAAAGTTTCTTGAAGATCAAGTAATCTTGGTAAGAGATGATTCTACCAAGGAAGAAATCAGTCGGCTTATCGGAAAACAAGCTCAAGTTTTAACCATTTTTGAGTGCAAGGGCCTCGAATTTAAG GATGTTTTATTGTATAACTTTTTTGCTTCTTCACCATTGAAAAGGCGATGGGGGATAATATACGAGTACATGAAAGAAAAGGATATGTTGGAGCCTAAATCGCATATCAACTGTCAAGGTTTTGTTGATTCAAAGCATAATGTTTTGTGTTCTGAACTCAAGCAACTATATGTTGCTTTAACTAGAGCAAGTAAAAGGTTGTGGATTTGCGAAGAGGATGTAGAAGAGTTTTTTAAGCCTATGTTTTCTTATTGGGAAAAGAAAAATCTTGTACAGTTCAAGATATTGGATTCTTGA